In Stenotrophomonas sp. 169, one DNA window encodes the following:
- a CDS encoding LacI family DNA-binding transcriptional regulator, with protein sequence MEGDFVNKAAITIKDVAREAKVSVATVSRALNGHENVAEPVRQLVLEVAARLRYTPHAAARSLSSRRTNTVGVVLPDLYGEFFSELMRGIDQIARVRRQHLLVSSYHGDQEQQGAALRAMRGRVDGLLVLSPYAESPGFLTDNLPQSLPTVLINTYLPDQDHPVLSIDDHAGAVAMTRHLLDVGHRRIAFISGPDSNYDARERLRGFRDALTAFGAQAQGIELPGDFDEASGHRAGQELLAAGTLPDAVFAANDMMALGCLYAFAQAGLKVPDDVALAGFDDIPLARFVHPSLTTMQVSIAELGDMAMTRLMQLMDSKTTEGAGDKQTLVPRLIVRDSSKCKPRNETPSGR encoded by the coding sequence GTGGAGGGCGACTTCGTGAACAAGGCAGCGATCACCATCAAGGATGTCGCACGGGAAGCCAAGGTCTCAGTGGCCACGGTTTCGCGCGCGCTCAACGGACACGAAAATGTCGCCGAGCCGGTTCGCCAGCTGGTGCTGGAGGTGGCTGCGCGCCTGCGCTACACCCCGCATGCGGCGGCGCGCAGTCTCAGCAGCCGCCGCACCAATACGGTGGGCGTGGTGCTGCCTGATCTTTACGGCGAGTTCTTCTCCGAACTGATGCGTGGCATCGACCAGATCGCCCGTGTGCGCCGCCAGCATCTGCTGGTGTCCAGTTACCACGGTGACCAGGAACAGCAGGGTGCGGCGCTGCGCGCGATGCGCGGCCGCGTGGATGGCCTGCTGGTGCTGTCGCCGTATGCCGAAAGCCCGGGTTTCCTGACCGACAACCTGCCGCAGTCGTTGCCCACCGTTCTGATCAACACCTATCTGCCCGACCAGGACCATCCTGTGTTGAGCATCGATGACCATGCCGGTGCGGTGGCGATGACCCGCCATCTGCTGGACGTCGGTCACCGACGCATTGCATTCATTTCAGGCCCGGACTCCAACTACGATGCGCGCGAACGCCTGCGAGGCTTCCGTGACGCGCTCACTGCCTTCGGCGCGCAGGCGCAGGGGATCGAGTTGCCCGGTGATTTCGACGAAGCTTCCGGCCATCGTGCCGGTCAGGAGTTGCTGGCAGCGGGGACGCTGCCCGACGCGGTGTTCGCAGCCAACGACATGATGGCGCTGGGGTGTCTGTATGCGTTCGCGCAGGCAGGACTGAAGGTGCCGGACGATGTGGCGTTGGCCGGATTCGATGACATTCCGCTGGCCCGTTTCGTTCACCCGTCTTTGACGACGATGCAGGTGAGTATCGCCGAGCTTGGTGACATGGCGATGACGCGCCTGATGCAGTTGATGGATTCAAAAACCACGGAAGGAGCGGGCGACAAGCAGACGCTGGTGCCGCGACTGATCGTGCGTGATTCAAGTAAGTGCAAGCCCAGGAACGAGACGCCATCCGGCCGCTGA
- a CDS encoding ScpA family protein, producing MTSETAPSANPSTRPPHPQQQEMPLAVVHGQPVLQIPQDLYIPPDALEVILDAFEGPLDLLLYLIRRQNLDVLDIPVAEITRQYVEYITVMRELRFELAAEYLVMAAILAEVKSRMLLPRPISEDGDEADPRAELVRRLQEYERFKQAAEDIDSLPRQDRDTTVVHAFVPDRAAIKLPPPVDLKEMLMALHDVLKRAELFSGHAIKREALSVRQRMGDLLGRMDEGVFYRFESLFGAEEGKLGVLVTFLAMLELAKEQLLDIVQEAPLATIYVKSLAAGNTNEPLSFSSEFDDNDAE from the coding sequence ATGACCTCTGAAACCGCGCCCAGCGCGAATCCGTCAACCCGGCCGCCCCATCCACAGCAGCAGGAAATGCCGCTGGCCGTGGTGCATGGGCAGCCGGTCCTGCAGATACCGCAGGACCTGTACATCCCGCCGGATGCACTGGAAGTCATCCTCGACGCGTTCGAGGGACCACTGGACCTGCTGCTGTACCTGATCCGCCGCCAGAACCTTGACGTGCTGGACATCCCCGTCGCCGAGATCACCCGGCAGTACGTGGAATACATCACCGTGATGCGCGAGCTGCGTTTCGAGCTGGCCGCGGAATACCTGGTGATGGCGGCGATACTGGCCGAAGTGAAGTCGCGGATGCTGTTGCCGCGGCCGATCAGCGAGGACGGCGATGAGGCCGATCCGCGCGCGGAGCTGGTGCGTCGGCTGCAGGAGTACGAACGTTTCAAGCAGGCGGCCGAGGATATCGACAGCCTGCCCCGGCAAGACCGCGACACCACCGTGGTGCATGCCTTCGTCCCCGATCGTGCAGCGATAAAGCTGCCACCGCCGGTGGACCTGAAGGAAATGCTGATGGCGCTGCATGACGTGCTCAAGCGCGCCGAGCTGTTCAGCGGCCACGCGATCAAACGCGAGGCGCTGAGTGTGCGCCAGCGGATGGGCGACCTGCTGGGCCGCATGGACGAAGGCGTGTTTTACCGGTTCGAGTCGTTGTTCGGCGCCGAGGAAGGAAAACTCGGCGTGCTGGTCACCTTCCTGGCAATGCTGGAACTGGCCAAGGAGCAACTGCTGGATATCGTGCAGGAAGCCCCGCTGGCGACGATCTACGTCAAGTCGCTGGCGGCGGGAAACACCAATGAGCCGCTGTCCTTCAGCAGCGAATTCGACGACAACGACGCTGAGTGA
- a CDS encoding BolA family protein, which yields MSNAERVERIRAALQQSLAPVHLDVEDDSHRHAGHAGARDGRGHFNVQVVSTAFEGMGALARHRAVYAAVGSMMDTDIHALSINAQTPAEAG from the coding sequence GTGAGCAATGCGGAACGGGTCGAGCGTATTCGTGCGGCACTGCAGCAATCGCTGGCCCCTGTGCACCTCGATGTCGAGGATGACAGTCATCGCCATGCGGGCCATGCAGGGGCCCGTGACGGGCGCGGTCACTTCAATGTGCAAGTGGTCAGTACCGCCTTCGAAGGCATGGGCGCACTTGCGCGGCATCGGGCCGTGTACGCTGCCGTTGGCAGCATGATGGATACCGATATCCATGCGTTGTCGATCAACGCACAGACCCCGGCCGAGGCTGGCTGA
- the scpB gene encoding SMC-Scp complex subunit ScpB — protein MDQPLINRIVEGALLASAQPLTLVQLKELFPEDEPAPAGSVERALEYLREACAERGVELVEVASGFRYQVTAEVHSHISRLWTERKTRYTRATLETLALIAYRQPITRGEIEQVRGVAVSSNIIQALEEREWIRVVGHRDVPGRPALFGTTKGFLDYFGLKRLDELPPLSELRDLADLEPQLPLGADGQPDAPLTASAGSPDLAANDDTAADGSDDQGTLAADGADAAPDSSDAPVAADPDEQAPSPTENGHPETAPGTRAAPVNESEDNAVAMTTVAVDLADSEPEADDETSAGAKVNE, from the coding sequence ATGGATCAACCGCTGATCAACCGTATCGTCGAAGGCGCCCTGCTGGCATCTGCGCAGCCGCTGACCCTGGTGCAGCTCAAGGAGCTGTTCCCGGAAGACGAGCCGGCACCGGCCGGCAGTGTCGAGCGCGCGCTGGAATACCTGCGTGAGGCCTGTGCGGAACGCGGCGTGGAACTGGTGGAGGTCGCCTCCGGCTTCCGTTACCAGGTCACCGCTGAAGTCCACAGCCATATCAGCCGGCTGTGGACCGAACGCAAGACCCGTTACACGCGTGCCACGCTGGAAACCCTGGCGTTGATCGCTTACCGGCAGCCGATCACCCGCGGCGAGATCGAGCAGGTGCGCGGCGTAGCGGTCAGCAGCAATATCATCCAGGCCCTGGAAGAGCGCGAATGGATCCGCGTGGTCGGCCACCGCGACGTGCCCGGCAGGCCGGCCCTGTTCGGCACGACCAAGGGATTCCTGGATTACTTCGGCCTGAAGCGGCTGGACGAGCTGCCGCCGCTGTCCGAGCTGCGCGACCTGGCCGACCTGGAACCGCAGTTGCCGCTTGGCGCGGATGGGCAGCCCGACGCGCCCCTGACGGCCAGTGCAGGCAGCCCGGACCTGGCCGCAAACGATGACACCGCCGCCGATGGCAGTGACGACCAAGGCACCCTGGCCGCCGATGGCGCCGATGCCGCACCCGATTCATCCGACGCCCCCGTGGCGGCGGACCCTGATGAGCAAGCACCTTCGCCCACCGAAAACGGGCACCCCGAAACCGCGCCGGGAACGCGCGCGGCGCCAGTGAACGAAAGCGAAGACAACGCCGTCGCGATGACGACCGTGGCTGTTGACCTAGCCGATTCCGAACCAGAGGCCGATGACGAAACGTCGGCTGGAGCCAAAGTTAATGAGTGA
- a CDS encoding YciI family protein, with protein MWYVIEGYDAPDVLPARLEARPAHLARLQALVEQGRLLVAGPCPAIDSEDPGPAGFSGSVVIAQFDSLPQARAWADADPYVAAGVYARTDVRPFRKVLP; from the coding sequence ATGTGGTACGTGATCGAAGGCTATGACGCTCCGGATGTCCTGCCGGCGCGTCTGGAGGCGCGGCCTGCGCATCTTGCGCGGCTGCAGGCCCTGGTGGAGCAGGGGCGCTTGTTGGTGGCCGGCCCGTGCCCGGCAATCGACAGCGAAGATCCCGGCCCGGCGGGATTCAGCGGCAGCGTGGTGATCGCCCAGTTCGATTCGCTGCCGCAGGCGCGCGCGTGGGCCGATGCCGATCCTTACGTGGCCGCTGGCGTGTATGCGCGGACCGATGTCCGCCCGTTCCGGAAGGTGCTGCCGTGA
- a CDS encoding pseudouridine synthase, whose protein sequence is MSDTPRKPSLNKLSLKREATSEQFKLEERLHKVLAQAGLGSRRALEQRIAEGLVKVNGEVAQTGMSVRSGDRIELDGRGFVATALAEPSRVLVYNKPEGEVTTREDPEGRPTVFESLPALKGARWIAVGRLDINTTGLLLATTDGELANAMMHPSFEVEREYVVRVRAPEGQDKVDDNTILRLQRGVALEDGPAKFDEVERIGGTDSHDWFRVVVKEGRNREVRRLWESQGCQVSRLKRTRYGKVSLPRELVRGHSVELTTAQVDALRADLKLEEGAPSALTLQPVIGQRRAAKTTVRIGRDGGRGTAYVNGHNTADEGRELRRFDNVREDRGRGRGGKPGGGFKGGLTVSGEAAAKQSQRPFKARPQKNDRGLPEGNPAAFRSWYVPDGVSTGPSGHRNAGPGAARGPGARGPGGPGARGPGGPGARGPGARGPGQGGGYGQGQGEGARGGYAKPKSPGAGAGGNRGGQGQGGQGNKHPYGHPGNAPSFPSDHANPGFSPYGSARPASGNRGPGGNRSAGGPGGNRGPGGPGGNRGPGGPGGGNRGPGGPGGGNRGPGGPGGNRGRGGGPRGG, encoded by the coding sequence ATGAGTGACACCCCCCGTAAGCCTTCGTTGAACAAGCTCTCGCTGAAGCGGGAAGCCACCTCCGAACAGTTCAAGCTGGAAGAGCGCCTGCACAAGGTGCTGGCGCAGGCCGGCCTGGGCTCGCGCCGCGCGCTGGAACAGCGCATCGCCGAGGGCCTGGTCAAGGTCAATGGCGAAGTCGCGCAGACCGGCATGTCCGTGCGCAGCGGCGACCGTATCGAGCTGGATGGCCGCGGCTTCGTCGCCACCGCCCTGGCCGAGCCGTCGCGCGTGCTGGTCTACAACAAGCCGGAAGGCGAAGTGACCACCCGCGAAGATCCCGAAGGCCGACCGACCGTGTTCGAGTCGCTGCCGGCACTGAAGGGCGCACGCTGGATCGCCGTCGGCCGCCTGGACATCAACACCACCGGCCTGCTGCTGGCGACCACCGACGGTGAGCTGGCCAACGCCATGATGCACCCGTCCTTCGAAGTCGAGCGCGAGTACGTGGTGCGCGTGCGTGCCCCGGAAGGCCAGGACAAGGTCGACGACAACACCATCCTGCGCCTGCAGCGCGGCGTGGCACTGGAAGATGGCCCGGCCAAGTTCGACGAAGTCGAACGCATCGGCGGCACCGATTCCCACGACTGGTTCCGCGTGGTGGTGAAGGAAGGCCGCAACCGCGAAGTCCGTCGCCTGTGGGAATCCCAGGGCTGCCAGGTGAGCCGGCTGAAGCGCACGCGCTACGGCAAGGTCAGCCTGCCCCGCGAACTGGTCCGTGGTCATTCCGTGGAGCTGACGACCGCACAGGTCGACGCCCTGCGCGCCGACCTGAAGCTGGAAGAAGGCGCGCCTTCGGCGCTGACGCTGCAGCCGGTGATCGGTCAGCGTCGCGCTGCCAAGACCACGGTGCGCATCGGCCGTGACGGGGGTCGGGGTACGGCCTACGTCAATGGCCACAACACCGCCGATGAAGGCCGCGAACTGCGCCGCTTCGACAACGTGCGCGAAGACCGCGGCCGCGGTCGCGGCGGCAAGCCGGGTGGCGGCTTCAAGGGCGGCCTGACGGTCAGCGGTGAAGCGGCTGCCAAGCAGTCGCAGCGCCCGTTCAAGGCCCGCCCGCAGAAGAACGATCGTGGCCTGCCGGAAGGCAACCCGGCTGCGTTCCGCAGCTGGTATGTGCCGGACGGCGTCAGCACCGGCCCGAGTGGACACCGCAATGCCGGCCCGGGCGCTGCCCGCGGTCCGGGTGCCCGTGGTCCCGGTGGCCCCGGCGCGCGCGGTCCCGGTGGTCCGGGTGCCCGGGGTCCGGGTGCGCGCGGTCCAGGCCAGGGTGGCGGTTACGGCCAGGGCCAGGGTGAAGGCGCTCGTGGCGGTTATGCCAAGCCGAAGTCGCCGGGTGCCGGCGCCGGTGGCAACCGCGGCGGCCAGGGCCAGGGTGGCCAGGGCAACAAGCATCCCTACGGGCATCCGGGCAACGCCCCGTCATTCCCGTCCGATCATGCCAACCCGGGCTTCAGCCCGTACGGCAGTGCCCGTCCGGCCAGCGGCAACCGTGGCCCGGGCGGTAACCGCTCGGCGGGTGGCCCCGGCGGCAACCGGGGGCCGGGTGGTCCCGGTGGCAACCGCGGACCGGGTGGTCCCGGTGGCGGCAATCGTGGTCCCGGCGGCCCCGGTGGCGGCAATCGCGGTCCGGGTGGCCCCGGTGGCAACCGCGGACGTGGCGGCGGCCCGCGCGGCGGCTGA